In one Rhodococcus sp. B50 genomic region, the following are encoded:
- a CDS encoding cytochrome P450: MTTTSLDRHRMRELFDLRGSYNELTGGLYGEDPYPIWRRLRSERPVHRGTVHELTGISDQLYFQGLPFPDRPHFSAFSFEACNEAFRNPKVFASSPEAVDVDPEKGSLGHNSMLSMGGVQHRRYRGLVQPSFLPSNAEWWIRNWIEETVHLLIDGFVGDGSAELNVDFCAAIPVLTITGSFGVPMDQALDIRAALTRDHQKIVEILMPIVAARREEPQDDLISVLVQAELPDADGAAQRLSDAEIYTFSLLLLAAGSGTTWKQMGTTLTALLQRPEVLEAVRNDRQLLRAAIEETLRWMPTDPMFSRWVTEDIDFYGQEIPKGSVIHLCVGAANRDPERWERPEEYDITRPTRSTLAFGQGVHTCLGMHVARGEMTVGINALLDRLPGLRLDPAAEQPRIVGMYERGATAIPVLFDTERDSDV, translated from the coding sequence ATGACGACCACTTCACTCGACCGCCACCGAATGCGGGAACTGTTCGATCTTCGAGGTTCGTACAACGAGCTCACCGGAGGCCTCTATGGCGAGGACCCGTATCCGATCTGGCGTCGGCTCCGCAGCGAGCGGCCGGTGCATCGGGGGACCGTGCACGAACTCACGGGAATCTCGGATCAACTTTACTTTCAGGGGCTTCCGTTTCCGGACCGGCCTCACTTCTCGGCATTCAGCTTCGAAGCATGCAACGAAGCCTTTCGAAATCCGAAGGTGTTCGCCTCGTCCCCCGAGGCAGTCGATGTCGATCCGGAGAAGGGTTCACTCGGACACAACAGCATGTTGTCGATGGGTGGCGTGCAGCATCGACGATATCGCGGTCTCGTACAACCGTCGTTCCTTCCGTCGAACGCCGAGTGGTGGATCCGTAACTGGATCGAGGAAACCGTCCACCTGCTCATCGACGGCTTCGTCGGCGACGGGAGCGCCGAACTCAACGTCGACTTCTGTGCTGCCATTCCGGTGCTCACTATCACGGGCAGTTTCGGTGTCCCGATGGATCAGGCCCTCGATATCCGCGCCGCGTTGACACGCGACCACCAGAAGATCGTCGAGATCCTTATGCCGATCGTTGCTGCGCGGCGCGAAGAACCACAGGACGACCTGATCAGCGTCCTGGTACAGGCAGAACTCCCGGATGCGGACGGTGCTGCCCAACGACTCTCCGATGCGGAGATCTATACCTTTTCGCTACTCCTTCTCGCTGCGGGGTCGGGCACCACATGGAAGCAGATGGGCACCACCCTCACCGCACTGCTGCAACGTCCGGAGGTCCTGGAGGCGGTGCGCAACGATCGACAGTTACTGCGCGCTGCCATCGAAGAAACTTTGCGATGGATGCCCACCGATCCGATGTTCTCCCGTTGGGTCACCGAAGACATCGACTTCTACGGTCAGGAGATTCCGAAGGGCTCGGTCATACATCTGTGCGTGGGTGCGGCAAATCGCGATCCGGAAAGATGGGAGCGTCCCGAGGAGTACGACATCACCCGCCCCACAAGGTCCACATTGGCGTTCGGCCAAGGTGTCCACACGTGCCTCGGCATGCACGTGGCGCGTGGCGAGATGACGGTGGGTATCAACGCACTGCTGGATCGGCTTCCCGGCCTGCGCCTCGACCCTGCAGCCGAGCAGCCCCGGATCGTCGGAATGTACGAACGAGGCGCCACCGCCATACCCGTGCTCTTCGATACGGAACGAGATAGCGATGTCTGA
- a CDS encoding SDR family NAD(P)-dependent oxidoreductase: protein MSGLFVDKSVIVTGAASGVGRATAVRFAGDGARVVCADIDVDEAKATVRLIESAGGNAIAMGVDVSREDQVEAMVAAAVEQYGRLDVLVNNVGIPTPRLGALLEDHTLDDFNRLVSVNLGGVFFGCKHAVLRFKKQGTGGTIVNTASVAGIVAWGGSLYGATKGAVLQLTRALAIEGAPHDIRVNAICPAGMPATGFMAAGGMDPALSARVETTVAAQHPLGRAVTAEDCAEAILFLASDRAHNITGVAMPVDGGYVAR from the coding sequence ATGAGCGGGCTGTTCGTAGACAAGAGTGTGATCGTCACAGGTGCCGCTTCCGGGGTGGGACGGGCGACGGCCGTACGTTTCGCCGGCGACGGTGCGCGAGTGGTCTGTGCGGACATCGATGTCGATGAGGCGAAGGCGACCGTTCGCCTCATCGAGAGTGCCGGGGGCAACGCCATCGCGATGGGTGTCGACGTCTCTCGCGAGGACCAGGTCGAGGCCATGGTCGCGGCCGCCGTCGAGCAGTACGGTCGGCTCGACGTGCTTGTCAACAACGTCGGCATCCCGACACCGCGGCTCGGTGCGCTGCTCGAAGATCACACGCTGGACGACTTCAACCGGTTGGTGTCGGTGAATCTCGGTGGTGTCTTCTTCGGGTGCAAGCACGCGGTGCTGCGCTTCAAAAAACAAGGTACCGGCGGCACGATCGTGAACACCGCATCGGTCGCGGGCATCGTTGCCTGGGGCGGATCGCTCTACGGAGCGACCAAAGGCGCGGTACTGCAGTTGACACGCGCGTTGGCGATCGAAGGCGCACCTCACGACATCCGGGTCAACGCCATCTGCCCCGCAGGGATGCCCGCGACCGGTTTCATGGCCGCCGGCGGCATGGATCCCGCGCTGAGCGCACGTGTCGAGACCACGGTGGCGGCACAACATCCACTGGGCCGCGCCGTTACCGCTGAGGACTGCGCGGAGGCGATCTTGTTCCTCGCGTCCGACCGGGCACACAACATCACGGGCGTGGCCATGCCCGTCGACGGAGGATACGTAGCACGATGA